In uncultured Methanobacterium sp., a genomic segment contains:
- a CDS encoding cytidyltransferase, which translates to MIGISADFDPVHKGHASLIGKAREIADEKGDEVVIYLNKGYSANHAPFFVSFEGRSKMAREAGADRIVPIEGLHHRLTMSYTVPIRIAMMIQDGVTDYVDAAEVNPAQIKKYAARFIRRGIFSGIPRNLPNRNVIRWYAVNEFLYQRFNRKMEFHFIPEGKVNGEKISGRQIRSEILENNLRIPGSVKRLLPKSTIRILEEEIDKGTVPETRNMDVLLKRLNTTSRHHLLNTAHLNAEAVEHIIQGRWYQAENQVWASLRQAGYGPVLSRLALSCVEEDVTRREIYELIQDYDKQGIIPPDQTVERVIERDWFVASMVETDLTSSEAHEKFLNGARTKDKPLYSFDAGLHLRSFELPKLEEGLKAYLYVDKRGVLACELKTKEGKVKSPLKLPGKMATYLRLLVDSQIIPLEGELVKRKRGWRIRLIVG; encoded by the coding sequence TTGATAGGAATAAGCGCTGATTTTGATCCAGTTCACAAAGGACATGCTTCCCTTATTGGGAAGGCCAGGGAAATAGCTGATGAAAAAGGCGATGAGGTGGTAATATACCTTAATAAAGGTTACAGTGCCAATCACGCCCCGTTTTTTGTCAGTTTTGAGGGAAGGAGTAAGATGGCTCGGGAGGCAGGGGCTGACCGGATAGTGCCAATTGAAGGTTTGCACCACCGGCTGACCATGTCCTACACCGTCCCCATAAGGATAGCCATGATGATCCAGGATGGGGTAACTGACTATGTGGACGCTGCAGAAGTTAACCCCGCCCAGATAAAAAAGTACGCTGCCAGATTCATTAGAAGAGGAATATTCAGTGGTATTCCTCGTAATCTACCTAACAGGAATGTTATCCGGTGGTATGCGGTAAACGAGTTTTTATATCAGCGTTTTAACCGTAAAATGGAGTTTCATTTCATACCGGAAGGTAAGGTAAATGGGGAGAAGATTTCAGGCAGGCAGATACGCAGTGAAATCCTGGAAAACAATCTCCGTATACCTGGAAGTGTGAAAAGACTCCTCCCAAAATCCACGATACGCATACTGGAGGAAGAAATTGATAAAGGTACTGTTCCTGAAACCAGGAATATGGATGTACTCTTAAAACGTTTGAACACCACCTCCCGCCATCATCTTTTAAACACCGCCCATTTAAATGCCGAGGCAGTGGAACATATCATTCAGGGAAGATGGTACCAGGCCGAGAATCAGGTTTGGGCATCCCTGCGCCAGGCAGGTTACGGTCCAGTGTTAAGCAGACTTGCCTTAAGCTGTGTAGAGGAAGATGTGACACGTAGAGAAATCTACGAGCTAATTCAAGATTATGATAAACAGGGGATCATCCCCCCGGATCAGACTGTGGAACGGGTTATTGAAAGGGATTGGTTTGTGGCCAGCATGGTCGAAACGGATTTAACCAGTTCCGAGGCCCATGAAAAGTTCCTTAACGGTGCCCGGACAAAGGATAAACCATTATACTCATTTGATGCCGGTCTTCACCTGCGGAGTTTTGAACTTCCCAAGCTGGAGGAAGGATTAAAGGCATACCTCTATGTGGATAAACGGGGTGTTCTAGCCTGTGAGTTGAAAACAAAAGAAGGTAAGGTTAAAAGTCCACTGAAACTACCCGGGAAGATGGCCACCTACCTGCGCCTGCTGGTGGATTCCCAGATTATTCCACTAGAGGGAGAACTGGTTAAGAGGAAAAGAGGCTGGAGAATCCGGTTAATTGTGGGATAA
- a CDS encoding DUF1932 domain-containing protein → MPQKNQIKLGFLGFGEVASTLSEGLLVQGVEVSTCLEGRSQRSVELAKSTGVNIFDSLTELVESSDILLSAVVPSEAVSVAKKVGAGFEGVYVDLNNVSPGTVKEAFSHIPNGKTVDGAIMGGIKNGLGTPIVASGEFAEDFAELNQYGMNIEVIGPEPGQASGLKMLRSAYTKGVSALLFEAFYAAYEMGVDETLSRYLTLSEGSHFPASANSRLTSSAYHSQRRAQEMDEVVKFLTEYEDPLITRATSEFFHSLPDKTGTISKKPADYRDVFRKIDKKRV, encoded by the coding sequence ATGCCACAAAAAAATCAAATCAAATTAGGTTTCCTTGGATTTGGAGAAGTCGCATCAACCTTATCTGAAGGACTACTGGTACAGGGAGTGGAAGTTTCAACCTGTCTTGAGGGAAGAAGCCAGAGATCTGTGGAACTTGCAAAATCAACGGGTGTTAACATATTTGATAGTTTAACCGAGCTTGTTGAGTCGTCTGATATTCTCTTATCTGCTGTGGTTCCTTCCGAAGCTGTCAGTGTGGCCAAAAAGGTCGGTGCGGGGTTTGAAGGAGTATACGTGGACTTGAATAACGTCTCTCCGGGTACAGTTAAAGAAGCTTTCAGCCATATCCCTAATGGAAAAACCGTTGATGGGGCCATAATGGGTGGTATAAAAAACGGTTTAGGAACTCCTATCGTTGCCTCTGGTGAGTTTGCTGAAGACTTTGCTGAGTTGAACCAGTACGGTATGAATATTGAAGTAATTGGTCCTGAGCCTGGTCAGGCATCGGGGTTGAAGATGTTGCGCAGTGCCTACACCAAGGGTGTTTCCGCACTTCTTTTTGAGGCATTTTATGCTGCGTATGAGATGGGAGTTGATGAAACCCTATCACGCTATTTAACACTGAGTGAAGGATCACATTTTCCTGCATCTGCAAACTCACGACTCACCAGCAGTGCCTATCACTCCCAAAGACGTGCCCAGGAAATGGATGAAGTGGTGAAATTCCTAACCGAATACGAGGATCCACTGATTACCCGTGCAACAAGTGAGTTTTTCCACTCGCTTCCTGATAAAACCGGGACAATATCAAAAAAACCTGCAGATTACCGGGATGTGTTCCGGAAAATTGATAAAAAAAGGGTTTAA
- a CDS encoding toll/interleukin-1 receptor domain-containing protein encodes MEEETKLKLFISYAHKDEACIDEFNRHVAFLEKNGLIEIWYDREILPGEELHNEINENLENADIICLFMSVDFIYSDYCTDEKNKALKLRTEKGIPVIPIILSSCPWQDDDEISDLLVLPKDGKPIKNFPNRDEVWHEHVYEGLKKITKKVSVIKQLKTTEDFEKFLQDAEMLTKAHFQKERVLLDDIFVYPDLDKFDFSKEDDEKINSEVLLKNLLDYPKIVITGENQSGKTTFCKKLFKEFREKNFVPVYINETKNKFKRDIDKTISRSLSEQYQGMDIKKIDKDRIIPIIDDFHFAMNKERHINDLSAYQRCILVVDDIFSINISDEKLIGTFTRFKIREFLPSLRYDLIKKWVMLTDKEIDNYKSIDKRIELIKNILGRTIGSGIMPSYPFFILSAIVTYDTFEMPLEQEITSQGYCYQAFIYFYLRKQGVKNDEIDIYINFLTELAFFIYKEKKYELTPQDFKLFMDSYSEKYNLPIEPEILLKNLSLIASKDNFNNYAFNYPYLYFFFVAKYLAEHIADDKLDELIENIMKNLHVDENAYIAVFISHHSRNDKILEKIEEIAAGLFEEYEPATLTKDEVKFFDEQEDILVEAVLNPNSTVESERKNRLDVEDGLEESEEQEETISDGSLQMELRRAIKTSEVIGCIIKNRSGSLEKIKLEYIFKEAMNVHLRILSSYFELIKNEEGQNAIIEVMSQNLKKSIEDNEEGLRELNDAEVRKLAKFIFWNLSFLIVNSIIDKIVHSLGSDKLTLIENKVCDEVNTPAAFMVKHGILMWYDKNLRKKEIAKRIKERDFSDVAERGIKFMVVNHVSLHPSNFRERQQIENDLGIPVQRLLKESLKESDNTN; translated from the coding sequence ATGGAAGAAGAAACGAAATTAAAGCTTTTTATTAGTTATGCACACAAAGATGAAGCTTGCATTGATGAATTTAATAGGCATGTTGCTTTTCTAGAGAAAAATGGATTGATAGAAATTTGGTATGATCGTGAAATTCTTCCAGGTGAAGAATTACATAATGAAATTAACGAAAATTTAGAAAATGCAGATATTATATGTTTATTTATGTCAGTAGATTTCATATATTCCGATTACTGTACTGATGAAAAAAATAAAGCTTTAAAATTAAGAACTGAAAAAGGAATTCCAGTTATTCCAATAATCTTATCAAGTTGTCCATGGCAAGATGATGACGAAATTTCTGATTTATTAGTTTTACCCAAGGATGGAAAACCTATAAAAAATTTTCCTAATCGCGATGAAGTTTGGCACGAACATGTTTATGAAGGCTTAAAAAAAATAACCAAAAAAGTATCTGTGATTAAACAATTAAAAACTACAGAAGACTTTGAAAAATTCCTGCAAGATGCAGAAATGTTAACAAAAGCTCATTTTCAAAAAGAAAGAGTTTTATTAGATGATATTTTTGTCTATCCTGATTTAGACAAATTCGATTTTTCGAAAGAAGATGACGAAAAGATAAACTCAGAGGTTTTATTAAAAAATCTTTTAGATTATCCAAAAATTGTGATAACCGGCGAAAATCAATCAGGAAAAACTACTTTTTGTAAAAAACTATTTAAAGAATTTCGTGAAAAGAATTTCGTCCCCGTTTACATCAATGAAACAAAAAACAAATTTAAAAGAGATATTGATAAAACGATATCACGTTCATTAAGTGAACAATACCAAGGAATGGATATTAAAAAAATCGATAAAGATCGAATTATTCCAATTATAGATGATTTTCATTTTGCTATGAATAAAGAAAGACATATTAATGACTTATCCGCTTATCAACGTTGTATACTTGTTGTTGATGACATTTTTAGTATAAATATTAGCGATGAAAAACTTATTGGAACATTCACGCGCTTTAAAATAAGAGAATTTTTGCCTTCTTTAAGATATGATTTAATTAAAAAGTGGGTAATGTTAACGGACAAAGAAATTGATAATTACAAAAGTATAGATAAAAGAATAGAACTTATTAAAAATATTTTGGGGCGAACCATTGGCAGCGGAATTATGCCCTCTTATCCATTTTTTATCTTATCTGCTATTGTTACATATGATACATTTGAAATGCCTCTTGAACAAGAAATTACATCACAAGGTTACTGTTATCAAGCCTTTATATATTTTTATTTGAGGAAACAAGGCGTTAAAAATGATGAAATTGATATTTACATTAATTTTTTAACGGAACTGGCTTTTTTTATTTATAAAGAGAAGAAATATGAGTTAACACCGCAAGATTTTAAATTATTTATGGATTCATATTCCGAAAAATATAATCTTCCAATAGAACCTGAAATTTTATTAAAAAATTTAAGCTTAATAGCTTCTAAAGACAATTTCAATAATTATGCATTTAACTATCCATATCTCTATTTCTTTTTCGTTGCCAAATATCTTGCCGAGCATATTGCAGACGACAAATTAGATGAATTAATTGAAAACATAATGAAAAATCTGCATGTTGATGAAAATGCATATATTGCAGTTTTCATATCTCATCACTCAAGAAATGATAAAATTTTAGAAAAAATAGAGGAAATTGCCGCTGGCTTATTTGAAGAATATGAACCAGCCACATTAACAAAAGATGAAGTTAAGTTTTTTGATGAACAAGAAGATATTCTTGTTGAAGCTGTTTTAAATCCCAATTCAACAGTAGAAAGTGAACGAAAAAATAGATTAGATGTAGAGGATGGCTTGGAAGAATCTGAAGAACAAGAAGAAACTATTTCTGATGGTTCTTTACAAATGGAGTTGAGAAGAGCTATTAAAACCTCAGAAGTTATTGGTTGTATTATAAAAAACCGATCTGGTTCTTTAGAAAAAATTAAACTTGAATATATATTCAAAGAAGCTATGAATGTCCATTTAAGAATCTTATCTTCTTATTTTGAACTTATAAAAAACGAAGAAGGGCAAAATGCAATAATAGAAGTTATGTCACAAAACTTAAAGAAAAGCATTGAAGATAATGAAGAGGGATTAAGAGAACTAAATGATGCAGAAGTAAGGAAATTAGCTAAATTTATATTTTGGAATTTGAGTTTTCTTATTGTGAATAGTATCATTGATAAAATCGTTCACTCTTTAGGTTCCGATAAATTGACTTTAATTGAAAATAAAGTTTGTGATGAAGTGAATACCCCTGCTGCTTTCATGGTGAAACACGGAATTTTAATGTGGTATGACAAGAACCTACGAAAAAAGGAAATCGCAAAAAGGATTAAAGAAAGAGACTTTTCAGATGTTGCAGAAAGAGGAATAAAATTTATGGTCGTTAACCATGTTTCTTTACATCCTAGTAATTTTAGAGAAAGACAACAAATTGAAAACGATTTAGGAATTCCAGTGCAAAGACTTTTAAAAGAAAGTCTTAAAGAATCCGATAATACAAATTAA
- a CDS encoding restriction endonuclease — protein MSYDNLFEKLDWQKFVELIADILYRNGHSNIKIVDGTGDGGRDIHSIAPGGENHLTQCKFQSTNSLRTVSSRETGELPLAMMKFGYQKGLFATNGKISPQSQREYISDYPDLNLDFIQGKEIIKTVFNDLILRKIWYDGESIDKISYNVTIPFFARDLVNDKLIQLEHPEDGEKILLEGNEILLQLKFQDEWVKEQLFEPYRSSTIKTIMDPYSTSIHCMGAVLEGIDILDNLDNALNGVFSYLLEYLKQDLNDGHSTIAIRSGVPYLNDELSEVNVELLIKPKTFIIQDKIEYYEYDWLIPSKRVNWWYPEGIHVLESSWVRWHNPKLDLCLDLNILSSPDNSSKRILQEHHDFFVKWWKKSLFAVVPTSKSNFHELDIPKPTCEMEWCKDDILCGWLHGNLLSELRPMLLESNDDSWDEFTSENERYLKELEEKLLKLEFKMIKPEKARHMFALSNDPYPITDRIRYRSVELLIDYSDLVVSPIDPESRIFEFQVYWSLDNIPSDKVLSNIREEISAIMNSKQKNIDFVIENINGLKNPFIAINFEFLDLDLHERTDEILEYLEPILSSLLDEIEQIIKKYYPNSKRATKEFWKFEIGLVFPEN, from the coding sequence ATGTCTTATGATAATTTATTTGAAAAATTAGATTGGCAAAAATTTGTCGAATTGATAGCAGATATTCTTTATAGAAATGGACATTCTAATATTAAAATTGTTGATGGGACAGGGGATGGTGGCCGTGATATACATTCTATTGCCCCAGGGGGAGAAAATCATTTAACTCAATGTAAATTTCAGAGTACGAACTCATTAAGGACAGTCAGCTCAAGAGAAACAGGTGAACTTCCTCTTGCAATGATGAAATTTGGTTATCAGAAAGGTCTTTTTGCAACTAACGGTAAAATTTCACCTCAGTCTCAAAGAGAGTATATTAGTGATTACCCAGATCTAAATCTTGATTTTATTCAAGGAAAAGAAATTATCAAAACTGTATTTAATGATCTAATTTTAAGGAAAATTTGGTATGATGGCGAATCTATTGATAAAATTTCATATAATGTCACAATTCCTTTTTTTGCCCGTGATTTAGTCAATGATAAATTAATTCAATTAGAACATCCTGAAGATGGAGAAAAAATACTTCTTGAAGGAAATGAAATTTTACTTCAACTTAAATTTCAAGATGAATGGGTTAAAGAACAATTATTTGAGCCTTATAGGTCCTCAACTATTAAAACCATTATGGATCCTTATTCTACGTCTATTCATTGCATGGGGGCAGTTTTAGAAGGAATTGATATATTAGATAACTTAGATAATGCATTAAATGGGGTATTTTCTTATTTATTGGAATATTTAAAACAGGATTTGAATGATGGGCATAGTACTATTGCAATAAGAAGTGGTGTGCCTTATCTTAATGATGAGCTTTCTGAAGTCAATGTTGAACTCTTAATTAAGCCTAAAACATTTATTATTCAAGATAAAATTGAATATTATGAGTATGACTGGTTAATTCCATCTAAGAGAGTTAATTGGTGGTATCCTGAAGGTATTCACGTACTTGAATCTAGTTGGGTACGTTGGCATAATCCCAAATTAGATTTATGTCTTGACTTAAACATTCTTTCCTCTCCTGATAACTCTTCTAAGAGAATTTTACAAGAACATCATGATTTTTTTGTTAAATGGTGGAAAAAATCATTGTTTGCAGTTGTTCCAACGTCCAAATCAAATTTCCATGAATTAGATATACCAAAGCCTACATGTGAAATGGAGTGGTGTAAAGATGATATTTTATGTGGATGGTTACATGGAAATCTTTTATCTGAATTACGGCCAATGCTTTTAGAATCAAATGATGATTCTTGGGATGAATTTACTTCTGAAAATGAAAGATATCTTAAAGAATTGGAAGAAAAACTTTTAAAATTAGAATTTAAGATGATAAAACCAGAGAAAGCAAGGCACATGTTCGCATTGAGTAATGATCCTTATCCTATAACAGATAGGATAAGATATAGATCTGTAGAACTATTAATTGATTATTCTGACCTGGTTGTTTCACCTATTGACCCTGAGTCACGCATTTTTGAGTTTCAAGTATATTGGTCTTTAGACAATATTCCTTCAGATAAGGTTTTGTCAAACATTCGTGAAGAAATATCAGCAATAATGAATTCGAAACAGAAGAATATTGATTTTGTAATAGAAAACATAAATGGGCTTAAAAATCCATTTATTGCAATAAATTTTGAATTTCTTGATTTAGATCTTCATGAACGAACCGATGAAATACTTGAATATTTAGAACCAATATTAAGCTCTTTGCTTGATGAAATCGAGCAAATTATTAAGAAATATTATCCAAATTCAAAAAGAGCAACTAAAGAATTCTGGAAATTTGAAATTGGACTTGTTTTCCCAGAAAACTAG
- a CDS encoding DNA methyltransferase, protein MNEISDEDYKNFIEVNKTIVIEDGKKSLELEIGTKHDPHKFAPDNFKLQVINVWSFPQRGKWATHGGQYRGNWAPEIPRNILLRYSEEGDIVLDQFVGSGTTLIECKLLGRKGIGIDVNLNAAMLTKDRLNFNYNPFKIPIYGQKTFLGDARNLDLIEDESIDLIATHPPYANIIRYSKDKIPEDISNVKNIDDYVKEMEKVAFESYRVLKSGKHAAILVGDTRRDKHHIPIAFRVMQTFLEAGFLLREDIIKVQHQMKGTTFWAKRSQELNFLLLKHEHLFVFRKPEKDEKTSKYKFSKKWW, encoded by the coding sequence ATGAATGAAATCTCTGATGAAGATTACAAAAACTTCATTGAAGTTAACAAAACTATAGTTATTGAAGATGGGAAAAAATCATTAGAATTAGAAATCGGCACAAAACACGACCCCCATAAATTTGCACCTGACAATTTTAAACTACAAGTTATAAATGTGTGGTCATTTCCCCAAAGAGGCAAGTGGGCTACTCATGGTGGACAATATAGGGGTAATTGGGCTCCAGAGATACCGAGAAACATTTTACTTAGATATTCAGAAGAAGGAGATATAGTATTAGATCAGTTTGTAGGTAGCGGCACTACACTAATAGAATGTAAATTGTTAGGTAGAAAAGGCATTGGAATTGATGTGAACCTAAACGCTGCAATGTTAACTAAAGATAGGCTAAATTTTAATTATAATCCATTTAAAATCCCCATATATGGACAAAAAACTTTTCTTGGTGATGCTAGGAATTTAGATTTAATTGAAGATGAATCTATAGATTTAATAGCTACACATCCTCCTTATGCTAATATTATCCGGTATTCAAAGGATAAAATTCCTGAAGATATTTCTAATGTTAAAAATATTGATGACTATGTAAAAGAGATGGAAAAGGTTGCTTTTGAATCTTATAGGGTTTTAAAAAGTGGCAAACATGCCGCAATACTTGTGGGAGACACTAGAAGAGATAAACATCATATTCCCATAGCTTTCAGAGTCATGCAAACATTCTTAGAAGCAGGATTCCTATTAAGAGAAGATATAATAAAAGTCCAACATCAAATGAAGGGGACTACATTCTGGGCTAAAAGATCACAGGAATTGAATTTTTTGTTACTTAAACATGAACATCTTTTTGTTTTCAGAAAACCCGAAAAAGATGAAAAAACTTCTAAATATAAATTTAGTAAAAAATGGTGGTAA
- a CDS encoding type II restriction endonuclease: MAKFDVLGFGSETEYFNFFYKTLLTTNRTYDFFVNWEKVKNNVFTYLTEISLLNSLTKVEVGEREGKLVEIISKYPEVVPVIPLIIAIREKSLAVLDVGDQLFYKEFKFNNKKLKNDEILDIVEFCKKTGIINLFGEINDLYAYLLGMEVGLDSNARKNRSGKIFENLVNLLLKNKLRNHPNFSLKEEDSSIKIKRNKRADFVIYKNNKPKIVVECNFYSTTGSKPIEVANSYIDLDHKCKEEKLTLIWVTDGPAWIKLKNVVERTFNEIDFPMNYKILDEKMDTILKSFEDD; the protein is encoded by the coding sequence ATGGCAAAATTTGACGTTTTAGGTTTTGGTAGTGAAACTGAATATTTTAATTTTTTTTATAAAACGCTTTTAACTACCAATCGTACTTATGATTTTTTTGTAAACTGGGAAAAAGTTAAAAATAATGTTTTCACTTATCTAACCGAAATTAGTCTTCTTAATTCTTTAACAAAAGTTGAAGTAGGGGAACGAGAAGGAAAATTAGTTGAAATTATATCTAAATATCCTGAGGTCGTTCCAGTAATCCCCTTAATTATTGCAATTAGAGAGAAAAGTTTAGCTGTTTTAGATGTTGGCGATCAATTATTCTACAAAGAGTTTAAATTCAATAATAAAAAGTTGAAAAATGATGAAATATTAGATATTGTCGAATTCTGTAAAAAAACGGGAATAATAAATCTATTTGGCGAAATAAATGATCTTTATGCTTATTTGTTAGGTATGGAAGTTGGATTAGATTCAAATGCCCGGAAAAACAGAAGTGGAAAGATATTTGAAAATTTAGTTAACCTATTACTTAAAAATAAGTTAAGAAACCATCCTAACTTTTCTTTAAAGGAAGAAGACAGTTCTATTAAAATAAAAAGAAATAAACGTGCAGATTTTGTAATCTACAAGAATAATAAACCTAAAATTGTTGTTGAATGTAATTTTTATTCCACTACAGGAAGTAAACCAATTGAAGTTGCTAATTCCTATATAGATCTTGATCATAAATGTAAAGAAGAAAAATTGACATTAATTTGGGTTACTGACGGACCAGCTTGGATTAAATTAAAAAATGTAGTAGAAAGAACATTTAATGAAATCGATTTCCCCATGAATTATAAAATTTTAGATGAAAAAATGGATACAATATTAAAAAGTTTTGAGGATGATTAA
- a CDS encoding DNA adenine methylase — MTLLEEVSSEAKPFLKWAGGKSQLLKEFNKRLPEKILKSKKIDNYIEPFIGGGAMFFFLRKNYNIKKSTIFDINSELIIGYTVIQNDYKKLVNELTDLEDNYLVKSEEERKEYYYSIRTAYNEQMRDFDYDNYNDQWIERAKYLIFLNKTGFNGLFRQNKKGEFNVPVGRYKNPKICDEKNLVEVNKALKHTSIIRGDFSNAAKYVDNESFIYLDPPYRPLNKTSSFTSYAKDGFTDDDQRRLAQFFKEMDNKGAKLMLSNSDPKNNDPDDNFFDELYQKYNIERVPAKRFINCDASKRGAINEIIVRNY; from the coding sequence ATGACTTTACTTGAAGAAGTTTCTTCTGAAGCAAAACCTTTTTTGAAATGGGCTGGTGGAAAAAGCCAGTTATTAAAAGAATTTAATAAGAGACTTCCTGAAAAAATTCTCAAATCTAAAAAAATTGATAATTATATTGAACCCTTTATTGGCGGGGGTGCAATGTTCTTTTTTTTAAGAAAAAATTATAATATTAAAAAATCAACTATATTTGACATCAATAGTGAATTAATTATTGGATACACGGTTATTCAAAATGATTATAAGAAATTAGTAAATGAATTAACTGATTTAGAAGATAATTATCTTGTTAAATCGGAAGAAGAAAGAAAAGAATATTATTATAGCATAAGAACCGCTTACAACGAGCAAATGAGGGATTTTGATTATGATAACTATAATGATCAATGGATAGAAAGAGCAAAGTATCTTATCTTCCTTAATAAAACTGGGTTTAATGGTTTGTTCAGGCAGAATAAAAAAGGAGAGTTCAATGTACCTGTAGGCCGCTATAAAAACCCAAAAATATGTGATGAAAAAAACCTTGTTGAAGTGAACAAGGCTTTGAAGCATACTTCTATTATTCGAGGTGATTTCTCAAACGCAGCAAAATATGTAGATAATGAAAGCTTCATCTACCTAGATCCGCCATATCGTCCCTTGAATAAGACATCCAGTTTCACGTCTTATGCAAAAGATGGATTCACTGATGATGATCAAAGGAGATTAGCTCAATTCTTTAAAGAAATGGACAATAAAGGCGCTAAATTGATGTTGAGTAATTCTGATCCAAAAAATAATGATCCTGATGATAATTTCTTTGATGAACTATACCAGAAATATAATATTGAAAGAGTTCCTGCAAAGAGATTTATTAATTGTGATGCTTCTAAAAGAGGCGCTATAAATGAAATTATTGTAAGAAATTATTGA
- a CDS encoding cytochrome c biogenesis CcdA family protein, producing the protein METGFLLSFLAGVASIISPCVLPLIPIVVGFSLLKRKNTEIVAFGLGFFLLFAIITILTAIFTAAINYYLLYFRIAAALILVIIGILFIVNKRLFNISTPSISNTPDSQKGIVGSFLMGFLTCLAWSPCFGPYVVAVATYSASTGNIGYSIINMAIFAGGFSLTILLMAFLMSKIDFKAILKYSDWIRVISGGIIVFAGLYMLMGFL; encoded by the coding sequence ATGGAAACCGGTTTTCTACTATCTTTTTTAGCAGGAGTAGCCTCAATTATATCACCCTGCGTTCTACCACTTATACCAATTGTGGTGGGCTTTTCCCTACTCAAACGGAAGAATACAGAGATCGTTGCCTTTGGTCTGGGATTTTTCCTCCTTTTTGCTATAATAACCATACTAACCGCCATATTCACAGCAGCCATAAATTATTATCTTTTGTATTTCAGAATAGCCGCTGCATTGATCCTGGTTATAATTGGGATCCTGTTTATTGTCAATAAAAGGCTGTTTAATATTTCAACACCCTCTATTTCCAACACTCCTGATTCTCAAAAGGGAATAGTTGGATCTTTTCTAATGGGATTTTTAACCTGCCTGGCATGGTCACCCTGTTTTGGTCCTTACGTGGTTGCAGTAGCAACCTACAGTGCATCAACCGGAAACATAGGTTACAGTATAATAAACATGGCCATTTTCGCAGGAGGATTTTCATTAACCATACTATTAATGGCATTTTTAATGTCAAAAATAGATTTCAAAGCTATATTAAAATATTCAGATTGGATACGGGTTATTTCTGGGGGGATAATTGTTTTTGCGGGTTTGTATATGTTGATGGGTTTTTTGTAG
- a CDS encoding thioredoxin family protein, whose protein sequence is MDKYYIVIAAVIILLLVTGVAISSLTANKSESNSSDSLQWSTDLNQALADAKATNKSVFVDFYGTSCSYCREMDEGTYTSPKVIEKLNQNYVLVRVDVDKNPTLSSKYQAYSLPTMVILDSNGNEIKRIIGYQNPDQLLSQI, encoded by the coding sequence ATGGATAAATATTATATCGTGATAGCAGCCGTTATAATATTATTGTTGGTAACTGGGGTTGCTATTTCAAGTTTAACCGCGAATAAAAGCGAATCAAATTCATCAGATTCTCTTCAATGGAGTACTGATTTGAACCAGGCCTTAGCCGATGCAAAAGCTACCAATAAATCTGTTTTTGTGGACTTTTATGGAACCTCGTGTTCCTACTGTCGAGAGATGGATGAGGGAACCTACACTTCACCAAAGGTTATAGAGAAATTAAACCAGAATTACGTGCTGGTAAGGGTAGATGTGGATAAAAACCCCACTCTCAGTTCAAAGTACCAGGCTTACAGTCTCCCCACCATGGTAATACTGGACTCAAATGGTAATGAGATAAAGAGGATAATTGGCTATCAAAACCCGGATCAACTTTTAAGTCAGATTTAA